From the genome of Candidatus Thorarchaeota archaeon, one region includes:
- a CDS encoding nitroreductase family protein — MSLSTHRWYTAISLRHSVRRYTGEAVPDDILDSLDRLIAEFRPFRGARAVLVRTPSRQFVRRFIGVLDKSGVVHYVAFLGDMTNLHVQEVTGYIGEAVVLEATALGLNTCWIAALLRKESIAREVGAGPNEQVLAITPVGYAENESERVESLRRGPARPHNRKPLEKLVIAGDATQNDWSQSALEAARLAPSAVNRQPWRFSIDDRSITVSAAELRYSFGVSPRLDCGIATLHLQLGAMIKGVECRVDFLEPPDVARLSVQ, encoded by the coding sequence ATGTCACTGTCTACACACAGATGGTACACTGCGATATCCCTGAGGCACTCGGTCAGAAGATACACGGGCGAGGCAGTGCCAGACGACATACTCGATTCACTGGACCGCCTGATAGCTGAATTCCGCCCGTTTCGTGGAGCGAGGGCAGTGCTTGTGCGAACTCCTTCCAGGCAGTTCGTGAGGCGGTTCATTGGTGTGCTTGACAAGTCTGGTGTAGTTCACTACGTAGCCTTTCTCGGCGACATGACCAACTTGCATGTGCAGGAGGTGACGGGCTACATTGGAGAGGCTGTTGTCCTGGAGGCCACTGCTCTGGGATTGAACACATGCTGGATTGCAGCGTTGTTGAGAAAGGAGAGCATCGCAAGAGAAGTCGGGGCCGGTCCTAACGAGCAAGTCCTGGCCATAACTCCAGTGGGGTATGCAGAGAATGAGTCGGAACGCGTGGAGAGTCTTAGACGCGGTCCGGCCAGACCGCATAATCGGAAGCCACTCGAGAAGCTGGTCATCGCTGGCGATGCGACACAAAACGACTGGTCACAGAGCGCCCTCGAAGCCGCTAGACTGGCGCCTTCAGCAGTGAACCGTCAGCCTTGGAGATTCTCCATTGACGACAGGTCCATTACAGTGTCGGCTGCTGAACTACGATATAGCTTTGGCGTTTCACCCCGGCTTGACTGTGGCATAGCCACACTGCACCTGCAGCTTGGAGCAATGATCAAGGGGGTGGAGTGCAGGGTGGATTTCCTCGAGCCGCCCGATGTTGCCAGACTCTCAGTCCAGTGA